ctgtcatggttattataagacaagaaacaaaacacaggaatatgttcctatcaactaataggatgtggctacaagtcgctcaactctcaagctaaaaatcaagttcttacaagatcttaccatgcaaaacaggaaggtgatggccagcggcgtgaccaagccctccgaagattaaatgtatcgatgcctcggtaacaaaccaacctaggtgtagaatctgtggagcttggagacttttgtgagtagcaaggaatagcaaataatcaaatcagcaatgcaaagttgaaaatatgctcaataatgctaatcctagctggagtcgataagaacgaattacagaaataatctaagcctagatactgaagaaggtaggaatagatagatcaaaagatggcacaacaagtaaatctctggattttttttctttttttttcttttcgtggctttctgttttgcttcttattcttttcttcttctttttttctttttttttaaccctagaaactcacgcaaaagaaggaccagaaaactgtacgtcggtctgtcgaagaacagcaaaggctgtagtaagaaaaatatggaaaaatatgggttagaagcgtatcgacacaagctttctagcaagggcaagatcactcaaaacggatgtcggacggtggagaaaactgagaaacaccgggctgcagcgacgctggaaaacggatgcagaaacttggaagctccgaaagtccaccttacaaaccgaatttaagagtcaaagtgcagggcaatgccctggatatttcctgatgcatctcgtcgtgagctttccaaaaagtccaagaacgttcaaatccgagttggtacgcaaaagatacgcccgttttactgaacacgggtcaaacccacccgaaactaaaattctactcggactcgggtccgaaactgactcgaactctttctcttttttttttcctttttttttctttctttctttccttttttttctttcctttctttttttttcaactttccgaacaacttgatctctaaacaaaattcgatctatgatgaaacactttccaaaagcactccttattggactcggactcgaactcgcggctgaaaactataacttgccgactcgatgtaggactcgaagagggacacggtgtaggactcgacgagggactcggtgtaggactcgaagagggactcggtgtaggactcgatgagggactcggtgtaggactccaagagggactcggtgtaggactcgaagagggactcgatggaagatatggtggcggcgggagattatggcggtggtgtggcaggaagtttggcggcggaagattgatgaaggaaacctgcgtcacacgaagaacaagaaaaccaaaagcaacttcgatctagtagaaaaaatctgaaaaacgatccaatctaatccagcaactcgacacgattaatgcagcaaagattcaacaatgcaaatactaatgtgaaaattgcaaggctcagattggttttaggacaaggtaactaattctaatttttgtttgactTTTTCTgaacgataggtaaaaacagatctaaactacggataaactggaaaaaactcaccgagcaaccttaagctctgataccacgtgatgtgggtgtgggtggcccgatctttcgatgagattgatgactctcgatttgggtaggaggtgacgttgacgatccgactacggcctaggaggcagcgccttagcaatcgatacaccaactccagagggttattgatcacgcgggggcacaatcaacctgaccacgaaggtctttgttcctgcaagcaatcgaagaactagcaagaacaagataaatagcggatgcaatctcaaattgcgaatatactatatcaaaccaatgtctcaacgagacgataagttagaatcttgacgacggtaaaacagatggtctaaccgacacacgcgattacacgaaagtagcaaagatggctaaactttatctaatcaaaaccccaggctccttaggggggctcatggggtatataaaggaggagggagagatattttcgtccaccttgagtaaggaggccgaaatccaactctatctctaactttcctaacaaactacaactctttaggaaacagaaaaacagatccgtcagcttgttttgtccgccacggtcagcacgagtcgaatctcttgatggggccagatcggTTGGAAAGGTATTGTAATTATCTTtacaacaagtacttgtttgcttgatttggactctgGATGCGGCCtaggtgattaaaacaaattcgggtctcctgacagctcggacccgaatcggattcaactttaattcgtgatatctttctctagcaagctccgaatcatgtgccgtttgatttgttggaaagtaggcttgataggcttcactttgaatctccctttgcaggctatcacacttcatcttcactttggacttgtaaagttcaataagatgcctacataataagattacacaagataatagctccgcctctttgcaagtaacatattgaaaacattttgtaattgaattcacctcattataattattagatacaccaacaattagggttctaatggtcgtgtccatggttagcatgtccatatcaaaaGGCCGAACTCCCCCGGCCATCCCGCGCCGCAACTCCCTCCGACGCtcgccgcccctgccgcagCCACCGCAACTCTCTCCAGCGCGCCCGCTGCCCTCCCATGCCGCCGCTACCACATGACTCCTCCAGCCCATCATCTCTTGGTCCTCGCGCAGCCGCTGCTGGAATCCTCCTGCCCCGTCGCCTCGCGGGCCTCTTGCACAAGTTAGACcaattctactccctccgtcccatattaagtgactcaaatttgccccaataaaaatgtatctatgtctaaaaagtgtctagatatatgtaatagaaagtcacttaatatgtgacggtgGGAGTATATGTTTCGAAAAAGCCACATGGGTCGCCTACCACAGACAGTGGAAACCTAAAATCATTGAACGCCTCATGGCCAGGAACAAGCCGTGAAACCATTGCATTGTCAATTACCAAAACACCAAAAGACGAGCTGCGAGAATCACTAATTCCATGGAGTAGGTCGTAACACCTACTTCAGGACAAGGACGAAGCCAAGACAACAACTATTGACATCATCTACACCGTGAAACTTATCAAGAAAAATCTGGATTGTAGACatctatcatttttttttggaatgcaaaattgcattaaCTTGCGGACGAAGCAGAGTCGCTCTCCAATAAAGAGATTACATGAGGATGGGCACCCTCAACAAACTGAGAGGTtccgaaaacaaaaatctgcCAATCATGGCGAGTTTGTGGGCAACAAAATTACAGGTTCTATCACAAGAGCGAACACAAAAAGAGCTAAAATGCCTCCGCAATAGCAGCTTGGATTCTTCAATTATTATGGCCGCAGAAGACAGATTAGTAGTTCTAGATAACAGTGCATCTTTCAACAAGGAGCAGTCAGTTTCCAGGATCATATTCTGAACACCTTTGGCCATAGCCATCTTGATGCCCCAGAGGCCGCCCATGGCCAGGTATATTCCCAACCCCATTTGCTAAGGCCGTGCCATACCGATCCCGAATCACAGCACCCCAGCCTCCGCTCCTAGAATTCTCCAAAAAACGAACCATCACTGTTAATTTTCATCCGGTCACCATCAGGTTTTTGCCAATGTTTTAATTGCCTGGTGTTTGTTAGACAAGGCTTAGCAGCAACTTCCAAAAAGGAATTGGTCTGATTCCTAGTTATAAACACAAGATCATCAGCAGGTCGAAGCGAGCCGCCCTCATGAACTCTATTTCTTTCAAGCCACCAGTTCCACAAAATGTTAGCCACCAGGGCCTGTTCTTTCTCCCCCAAGCCAAGGATGATATCGAACACGTCCGCGACATGGTTTTTATCAGCAAGAGTGAGCCGCATCTCTTCCATAGCCAAACCTCGCCAAATTCTCTTCACAAGTTTGCACTTAAGGAGAAGATGTCCAGAGTCTTCATCGTTTGTTTTGCAAAGCAGACAATTAGTTTCCACATCCATGCCTGTTCTCCGGAGATTACTTCTTTCAGCTAACGTGTTATGGCCAACCCTCCAGAGAAAATGCTATATTTTATTAGGAATTTGAATTTTTCACACCTTTTGCCAATTGATCTGACTTTGTTGCATGCAAGATGTACCATCTCCTCCCCTGTTGTGCTTCCTGTCCTCTGTAGGCACAAAGGCATGATACGCAGATTTGACAGAGAAAATGCCTTTCTCTCACGATGCCGAGCAATAGAATCACTAAACATAGGATGGACATGAATTTTCAATATTATCTCACCATCCTCCTCTCAAAAATGTTGCCCAATAAGATCATTGTTCCAGCCACTGCAGCCATGGTCAATAAGCTCTGAAACCATCTGAAGCTCACAACCCAACCTTGGAGTCATCAGTTTCCTAGTGAAATTTTTAGGGATCCATGGGTCATCCCATTTTGATTGATTTCCTGTCTCCCACACGCCAAATAATACCCAGTTTGAAAGTCTCCACACCTTTAAGAATGCTTCTCTAAGTATAGGAGATGTCCGGCCTAGGTTTGTTTCCATCAAGTCCGAATTGGAAAAATAGCGAGCTTTGAGGATGCGAGAAAGGGAATCTGGGTTCTGCGGCAGCGGTTCTTCTCTGCCTTTTTCTCGACAGTTCATTGGGTATATTCATCTTCCAGCGTATGAGAAACcagaaccttttttttctttgaacaaCCAGAACTTGAGTGTGAATTTGATTTTCTACGTTAGGCTGCAACGGGAAAATGCCAGAGCGGCCCGTTTATTCTGGAAACTGCATTCTGAGGCCCATGCCGAGGCTGGCCCTAAGACCTGCTCTGAACCTTCCGGGCCCTCAAGACCAGTGTTTCTCGCTCTCCTTCCtttcccccttcctcctcgccaccacaCGGGCGAACAGGGCAGCCGAGGAGAGACATCGCCATGGCGTCGCGATTCCTCGCCCGatccaaaaccctagccctcGCCCTCTCCCGTGCCGACGCAGCTCCAGCGCCCCTGTCAGGATCCCGCgcgctctcctccctcccccgctACCCCGTGGTCTCTGCCCCGGCCCCGGCGGTCGGATCCCCTACCCGCGTCGGCAAGGTTCGTACTCCCATCGCTTTCGTCCTTCATGAATTTATATTTGTTCCAAATCGAAGTGGGCTTTCGTGATGTGCTTGAGTGCGAGCTTTATGCCCTGGTCCTGCGTGTTTTGATCTGATGCACTGCCGTGTGGAGATTGAGTTTTATATTTTAAGTATTTCATCTGATGATGCCCGTGTCACTCGATTTCTTCTGGTTCGTCCTGAATGATGGATTTTATTGGTTTGTTTGGTATATTAAGAATTTGCTTATATGTGGTATGTACTATTGTTTGTACTAGTGTATTCCCCGCGCGGCGGGATTCTGAGAGACCCTGATAGCTGCATAGATAGGAGTTAGGAATAAATTTCACTTGCCTTTCCGGTCAAACTACACTGTGTCGATCAGTAGGTATTCGACATCTTGACCAATTTATTCACACACCAACATCACATATGATGAAAGGAGGGATCCGCGTATAATGAAAATCAACGACGCCGTGTGAGCCATGCGGTCCATTTACATATGGAATGAGATAGAAAtcggaaaaagaaaacagccAGAGCAGGTGCCTGGCACCAGGTCCTGCAGGTGGTGTGCTGGTCGAGGTGACACTTCTTGCTAGCTTATTTTTCTTATCAAAGCTTGGTTgcttagagcatcttcaacCCATTGTGTATATTTGGTTATTTGTATGAAGATATAGACAatgatctaaaaaaaaaaactcggtcaacattttcaatttttctgCCGGTTCTCTATACGCATGTTGTGTATATTCTCTCTCCCATATTTTAATAGTATCACAACACCATTTTAATGTCTACTTTTTAAATGGACATtgtctaattttattttttgctatAATTGTCTACAAATTATCAGAATTACCATCCACGAAGAATAGCAGTGTGCAATAGAAAATTTTGCGTCGCATGCAAATCAAGCAGCAATGATTAACACAGTTCGGCATAGCATAAACACATACTTTTCAGAAAAAATCCACAAAATGGCAACGcattgaaaaaacaaattactccATCTAGCAGCAGCTTATCTTCTTGGCTGAGTACGATGTTCCTCTTTCTCGCATCCCTTGTCCGCTCTCTGCGCGTCTGCTGCTCTTCTTTCTCACATTCTCCCTGGTGGCCTGCTCTTCTTTCTCACGTTCTCCCTGGTGGCCTGCTCTTCTTTCTCACATTCTCCCGGTCGTCTGCTGCTCCGCTCGATCCGGTGACGTGCGCCTGCTGCTTGCTGAAGCCCCTACTGCCCGCCTGCCCCTAGCCCCTCCTACCCTCCTTTTCCCATGCGACggcctccctcccctcccagTGCGGCGGCGCTCCGAACCTGAACTCGTCTTCCACATCAGCGGCACCCGTCCCCTCCAGTTTTTCCATCGGCGGCGCCTCTGCCCTTCTCCATGTCCCCTGAAGCGGCAACCCTCCCGTCATCCATTTTTCCCCATCGGCGGCTCCCCTTCCCGGCGGCCGGGGCTGAGCCCATGGGCGCCGGGGATGGAGCTCAGCCGCGGCTGGTGCagcgcgaggcggcggcgtctagCGCATCGCGCAAGGGGCAAGGAGATTGAGCGGAAATTAGAAGCGGCCAGCTGACGTGGGAAATTGGAAGATGGGATGCTGACGTGGACAGCCTGCATGTGCAGGTTGCTAAAATTAATTGCACTTAGTGGGCTTCAACTTTATTCGAATCCATCATAATAATGAGAATAGCCGTAGCAGAACAAAGCACGCACGTTAGGGCTTTCATTTGCGAGTTTGGCATGCGCCTCAATTGATGGTAGTGGATTTCCGATGCTAAGAATGCACAAGGACCAACGATGGCAGGCATGCGCGGAATTACATTACAATCAACCTTTTATTTAGTTTGTTTGACATAGAGGGCTGACTGTGGCCTCCACCTGTCTATTCCCATACTGTTTAAGCTCTTACCAGCCAAGTATCTGCAAATTGCTAGAGTAGAAGATGAACTGGTTATATCTGCGTTTGTTTCCACTTTGTGAAAAAATCTCTAACAAGCTTGATGTGATATATTGTGACACTGTTGCCGAATTACCATCCTGATTGCACTTTGACTGGCAAATTCTAACTATTAAGTATGGTGTCTTTGAAGTTAAGGTGGAGGCTGTGCTAAAATCAAGAAAGGTTCTGCCAAGATTTCCCACTTTCTCAAGATCGATTCTCGAGTCGCTAAAAAGAACTAGGTTAATTAAAATTTCGTTGACATCTGGCAGTTATAGGTTGTTTTTAGTCATGAATACGGTCAAGAACTTTTTGTCGGCTGACCTGTAAGTCAGGATTGAAGCTTGTCAGttttatatttagaaatgACATAAATACCCCTGTAGTGCTCCACCTCATATCCTGTTTTCTAACCAAATCAAGTACTCGTTGAAAACTCTTGTTTCGTCCCCAAAAAACACTCTGGAAATGCAGTTTTACTATTATGTTCTAACCAGGTTCAACACCCAATATTTATGACAAGCTAGGATCAAAATGTCTTTTCAGCATGAACTTAACGGTCAACATGGTCAACTTACAGAAAGGGCATATCTGAAATCATGAATATATTCTTGGGGTATATTCACATGGTGAAAAATTTCAAGAGCAAATACTGAACCAGAGTAATTTTGCAGGGACATATTAATTTTCTCATATATAGGAGTATTTGTTCTATGTCAATTCTTGAAAGAAATTATAACCAGTAACATAAGAATCTGCCCGTTAGCTCAATCTATCCTAATTTCAGTCTGACACTTCAGGCAACATGATGTTCGTGCATATATTTATGGTACAAGCTTGTGGATACTTGAATGGTACCATAACATAGTTTGTTTGCTGAGCCAAATTGTAAAGTGCGGTTAAGAATTAACCTTCCTGGTGAAGTAATCCAGTACAAGCTTTTTATTATGGATGTGAAGCATTGTAAttaatgttttcattttttactATAATGACAAAGAGATATAAGATAAGGCACTCTTTGAAGGGAAAATTGTACGTGTTGCATATTAGCTGCATATGGTTGTTAGCATTAAGCACAGATCTAGCAACTTGTGTGATTGCTACCCATCAATTTCTGAATGCTATTTGAGCCTCATATCTAGGTTGGTATAGTTTTGGCTATTAGCTGGCTCCAGCTTGTTTGTGAAGTACCTGCAGTATTTGGAATTTTGGAGACCACCATGCAGATATACACGTAACTAACACAGGGATTCAGCTTGATGTGATGATTCACTGATTCCAGGGATCATAAGGATCACTTGGTTATTGTCCAAATAACTACTTTATGGCGCTCTTATGACCTTCTCTGCATGAACTGGAATACTTTACAACTGTTGCGTTTTCGCCGGAGTCATTGATTCCTCACCAGAGGAAGCCGATTCCTCTTCGGAGAACCTCACCGGGCTCCTAATTCACCCCCTAGGTCCAAGGCTAGACGTTTTGTTGTTGCCTACCGCCTTTGTGTGCCTAGACACTTCTTTCTAATCTTGGCAGGAACCAAGAAATTGATTGTTATCTTTTGGAATGCAGATGATGAGATACTGCGTGAACATTGTTAATGCACTGGACCATATAGTGTCATTTACTTCTCCATATCACCATAAAGCATCATCCGACTTTGAATTCATTCACCGGTTGACATCTTGCTGATGTTCGGTTCTCTTATGCTtgttaggatttttttttttttgcatcgcACACACTGTTGCTCAGTCTTTGTGACGGGATAGCTTGTCTTTTCATATTATGATAATCTGAAGACCTTGTCCTCTTGCttttggcatgcatgggtcaGACTTCTAAAGTTCCATCTGTCTCTACTCCAATGCATGCGTGTAACTGGCATGGGGTTGCATGAGTGCATGACCGTTTATGGTTGACAGTAGTATTCTAGAAGGCATATGAGCAGATTTCACCTGTATATGGGTTGGTGATGAAAGATTAAAAGCTAAGAtacaatcatgtatgatggaCTGATTAGTGAAAAACGATGGTGGTTCTTTTTGAAAACCGGctatttggttaaaaaaagTGTCACTTGGTTTCTTTTATAAGATTTTTCTCCTTCTGTTCAAGAAATACAAAGTCTGCTATAATTTAGTTTGCAGTTCTTGGGCCTTGTGATTTATGTACGTGTGTGTACTGTGTAGGTTCTGGGATATGAGCCAACATCACACCTCAGCGGCACACAATTTTCGCCACGTTGGTTTTCTACTATAGTACCAAGTGGATCTCCCATGCAGAAGACACAGGTTCGTACCAGCCAAACTGGTGCTTGATTCCTCACATTGCCACTCTGTGCTAGATGCCCATGCAATTGATGTTTCCATATCTGACAGATCTCAGAGACATGTAAGTATGTTCCTGGAGTGGAACACTCTGATGCACTGAAAGCAACGGAAGGAACCTCCCCAAAAGTTGTGGCATTCAGCCCATTGGAAGCAGCTATTGCTAAACCTAGAAGCAGTCCATTGACAAGTGAAAGTTCCAAAGTTAGTCGATCAGAGATAGCAACTCAAGTTACATTTTACATGATCCCAGCTCTGCTTCTTGCCTCCAAAAACAGCATAAGTACCTCTCTTATGGTTGGGGCGGTATACCATCAAATATACATGTTCCACAAGGAGATCTTTCTGGACTACGTGCACCATGATATCACCAGGAAGTGGGCTTTGATATACTTCAAGCTGCTTTTACTTGTCATGGCAAAGGACACCATCGTGTACTTTGATCTGTTCTAGGTTCACCATGTAATGATGATCATGGACACAAAGCTAGGGCGCTGGCTGATCCCCCTGCCTGAACTTTCTTCGTTTCCAACCTTTCCTGCTCCCAACTTTGCTTACCTTTTTTTAATCCATGCACTTGAAAGGGATTGCTTAGTGAACATTCAGATAATCAGTTTCTGCAAATAAGTTACCATGATACGAGAGCGGATGACTGCACTCTTGTTTGTAATAATAGTAAATATCAACATGGCAACTCATATTTTCTAGCCCACTGCAGTTGCGCATATTTTCCGTTGCATGAAGTAGGGCTGTCAATTATCAAAGTACATCTTTGTTGAAGCAGAAACTGTCATTGTATGTTCGGTAGCTCTTCAGTCAAGCAACCTATCAACATTTGTATCGACGATCTGTCAATGGGTATGCCAATGTCCACTTGTTGATCCCGCAAATAtaccctccaatccataataagtgtcttagatttgttgtatgaaaataagtgtcttgaatttagtacaaaataactttgtactacatttattatggatcgaagggagtactgCAAAGTATAGGTATAGAGTGTCGAGGGCAAGAGGTGCATGTTGGCCCCCATTGAAAGGGTAACTGatttttggctagccaattgTTGACAAGAATTGGTAGGACATGAATTGCATAAACAACGCACCCTAAAAGTTCTACTCTTGCTTTGTGTTTTACTCttatttttccctttctttttccttgtaAACGCAGCCTTAGACAAAATAAGCTAGACGGACAAACTGTTGCTTGGTCTTCTTTTCGTGTTTTCACACAATTAATTACACCATTTATTCAATCTTTACTCAATAAGATGCTATTATTAAAATGGTTTGCCTCAGAAAAGTAAGAGTAGAAGATTAAATATACAAGTCACACTAACCAAGGAGTGCTAGTTAGGTGCTCATGTTGCAGTGGTCAGTGGGCACTATGTTGACAGTCACGGCTTGCTAGAATTTGGTAAATTCAGGCAGGCATTCAGGCCCTGACACTTCTGTAACACATACTGGAGTCATTTGTTATTGAAACCTATACTTCACATACGAAAACTAGAACAGcctgtacattttttttctgaaggcCCTTCCCCCTGCAAGCCTGAATTGCCGGGCAGATCTTGCAGCCGTTTGCATGCGACGACCCTGGCGGCTGCCGTGCGCACATGCTCGGCGCCAGCGGCTGAGCAcaaggcggcagcggccgtgGTACAATTTTACGTTTCTTGCATGCAGTGAGTGACCCCAGCTGAGGGAGGCACCAGCAGTAGCACACATACTCACGCCAGTGATCTCCCAGTGTCTCAAGGAAGCAGTGCAGTTGTATCTGTACATCAATGGGTGGTCATCCCTGGGAGCACCGGTAGCTGAAAATGTTGTGGTGGACAACAGGAAACAGAAAGGGGTTCTTGGatatggcttttttttttcttgcttgctttctttgattttgtttcttcagaTCTCGTATGACATTGTCTGCAGCCTGAGATGTTTGCAGTAGTTGCAGGACCCAAAGGACCATCAACTTGTGGCGCACAAAACATGCATAGTGGATGGCCCAGCCAACCATGGCAGAAGAAGGCTATGGTTTTAGCACTGCACATCTTTGTTGGCTTCCTGGCCATTACAACTCACCATTTCCTTGTATTTTTCGTCTctgatttcatttttctctctctcactctctaCTGTTTTTGTTGAATGTGTCTGCTGCTTTAATTGTTGGTTTAGTACCTTTTGCATTCTAGCACCTTGTTGTTTCAGCAAAACTTGCAGACAATGCTGTATCTGCAGAGCATCCATAATTAGTGCAAGACACGACGATGCACTTTGCTGTTTTAATGCTCTAGCCCTTTCCTTGGAACCTAATCAGTTACCATGATTTCAGTTTATTAAAAATGGAGTAGTAGAAAGAACAGAACAGACCCGTGCATGTCTCATCAGCTACATCTAGTGCATTCAGTTACTCTTTCTATGGATCACGCTCTAATTTGGATAAGATTTTGCTGCTACTTTAGAACATGTCTCTCTGCCATGCCATCAACTGTGGGAGCAGCAGAGATTACGTTGTGAGCTGCATCTCGTCAGTCATCTCTTTGCAATAATGCCATGCCTACATATCTATAGATTAGGCAAGAGGTTTCCTCTCCCTACAAATTTTGCATGCAACAGGCTGTAAATTGGCCTATTGTAATGAGTGTCCCTGCTGTGGGCAGTCATTGGATTCTCATCTCCATAGCAGCATCATGCATGTGGCCTCTTCCTCTGAAGATTAATTTTATATTTTTGGCTTCCAGGTTGGTCAACTTGGCAACTTGGGTATGTTTTTTCTGTTCATGTAGATTACACACAAACACAATTAAACCATACATTTGAGGTGATCTCCTGAAATGCAGCCAAGGGCCTAGGTTACGTCTGTCGCTTGAGCATCCATCTGTGTCTCCCAAGTGTTAAGATGCATATCGAAAGGAGTTCATCTAATGCTAATTACTTACTCTAACTTAGCATGATAAGATCTAGTCACAGAAAATTGAGGTTTAGCTTATGTTTGGCGTATGATGCACGGTCAACAAAGTTAAAATTTGACTTTTAACTTGTCTACTGTACTTTTCTCTAGACAACACCATATTAAGATAAATTAAATATTAGTACACCATTAACACAAGGGTCTTAAGGATGTGTGGGCTTTGTGGGCTGTCCCTTTTTATAAGCACTACATAACGGACACATCTGTATCCAAGCTGGAATGCTTGGCAAGTTGATATCTCCGTTTACCTGAGATTGGAAGTACATGCAGAATGCTATGCTGCAGtttttctgtgtgagtgtgATGACAGCAAGCCAAATCTCATACTAGTAGTTTATTGGATCCAGATTTGGATCTTGGAAGAGTATCTGACTGGGCCCGATGATAGAAAACCTGTTTTAGCTTCATCCTATGTCCAGAATTTTTGCCACTTGCATGCTGCCGCGTCATACAAGGACATCATATCGTTGCCTGAATTATATATGTATCCACTGTATATTATTCTTCATGTGCTATGAATTAGTAATTAATTTGACTCATCGACTAAACTAGCAGCctgtttaaaaaaatcaaaggcGCACTTAGACTTCACTTGTCCaggcatatatatacattgaTATTTTgactctccgatccataataagtatcgctgatttaatacaacttgtactaaatcagcgatacttattatggatcagagggagtactagtttaGTAAAAGGTTCTGGTGTTGTAATGTCAGCAAAACATATAATTTGACGTTCAGAATGCATATAAACTCTTTTTTGTTCCAAATGTTGGTTGCTGCGGTATCCTTGTGCGACTGGTAAAATGATTTGAACTCTGGCTGCCGATACCAGCTCTCTCCAGTCGAAAATATAAGACGCATAAATATGCATGTAGTTAATGCTATACAACTTTGACAGCTAATACATGTGAAAGTATATGGGTCAGACatgtaaagaaaaatattctTGTATTTGCCTagtaaatatttttatttgtatAAATTAAAATTATAGTAAAAAATGTGTACGATTGTGAAGAGTCAAACGTTCGCTATATTTTCGAAAGAGGTGGTGTCTTCAAAAGAATCTATGGTTAATATGCCACACAAATCAAGCATTTTTCATCTTATATATTTCTCTCTTGTATATTCTCGATGTTTATCTGCCGTGCTTTTTCGAAGAATTTAAATGTGtaattttgttcaaatatagTATGAAATGGAGTGAGTGAAGTCATGCTTGGTGTTAGCAGGTGCTACGCACGGTGTCTCCTACGGAGGCATCAAGTC
The Brachypodium distachyon strain Bd21 chromosome 2, Brachypodium_distachyon_v3.0, whole genome shotgun sequence genome window above contains:
- the LOC100825203 gene encoding succinate dehydrogenase subunit 4, mitochondrial — translated: MASRFLARSKTLALALSRADAAPAPLSGSRALSSLPRYPVVSAPAPAVGSPTRVGKVLGYEPTSHLSGTQFSPRWFSTIVPSGSPMQKTQISETCKYVPGVEHSDALKATEGTSPKVVAFSPLEAAIAKPRSSPLTSESSKVSRSEIATQVTFYMIPALLLASKNSISTSLMVGAVYHQIYMFHKEIFLDYVHHDITRKWALIYFKLLLLVMAKDTIVYFDLF